The Lewinellaceae bacterium genome includes a region encoding these proteins:
- the dinB gene encoding DNA polymerase IV: MFERSILHLDMDTFFVSVERLRNSALLGKPIIIGGHSDRAVVASCSYEARTFGVRSAMPVKMALRLCPEALVLRGDMDAYNQHSKMVTEIIKEEAPLFEKSSIDEFYLDLTGMDRYVGCWKWSKELREKLIRETGLPMSSGLSANKLVSKISTGEAKPNGTKLIELGTEKHFLDPLSIRKIPSIGQVTYKKLRFMGVKDIRTLRHIPQALLQREFGQHGLSLWKKANGIDNSPVIPYREKKSISSERTFHEDTIDVRFLKSKLTALVMNLAYELRQSSRLTACIAVKIRYSDFNTYSKQKHIPYTASDQALIRFAQELFDSLYNRRQLVRLIGVRFSKLVYGHQQMELFTDMEEDGRLLKVMDDLRKRFGMGAVKRGSF, encoded by the coding sequence ATGTTTGAAAGATCCATTTTACACCTGGACATGGATACTTTTTTTGTCTCGGTGGAGCGACTGAGAAACAGTGCGCTATTGGGCAAACCCATCATCATCGGCGGGCACTCGGACCGGGCCGTGGTGGCTTCATGTAGTTATGAAGCCCGCACTTTTGGGGTGCGATCGGCCATGCCGGTAAAGATGGCGTTGCGGCTGTGCCCGGAAGCGCTTGTCCTCCGTGGGGATATGGATGCCTATAATCAGCATTCCAAAATGGTCACGGAGATCATCAAAGAAGAAGCCCCGCTTTTTGAGAAATCTTCCATCGATGAATTTTATCTGGACCTTACGGGAATGGATCGTTATGTAGGATGCTGGAAATGGTCGAAAGAACTCCGTGAAAAACTCATCAGGGAGACAGGGCTGCCCATGTCTTCCGGGCTTTCGGCCAACAAACTCGTCTCCAAAATCAGCACAGGAGAGGCTAAACCCAACGGTACAAAACTTATCGAATTGGGTACCGAAAAGCATTTCCTGGATCCCCTGAGCATCCGTAAAATTCCTTCCATCGGCCAGGTGACTTACAAAAAACTGCGCTTTATGGGCGTGAAGGATATTCGTACCCTGAGGCATATTCCGCAGGCATTACTGCAAAGAGAGTTTGGCCAGCACGGGCTTTCGCTCTGGAAAAAAGCCAACGGGATAGATAATAGCCCCGTCATCCCTTACCGGGAAAAGAAATCCATTTCATCGGAACGCACCTTTCACGAGGACACTATTGATGTTCGGTTTTTGAAGAGTAAACTGACTGCCCTGGTCATGAACCTTGCTTATGAACTCCGGCAGTCTTCCCGGCTCACCGCCTGCATCGCCGTTAAGATCAGATATTCCGACTTTAATACCTATTCTAAACAAAAGCATATTCCCTATACTGCCAGTGACCAGGCCCTGATCCGTTTTGCCCAGGAGCTGTTTGACAGTCTTTATAATCGTCGGCAGTTGGTGAGGCTCATCGGGGTGCGCTTCAGTAAGCTGGTGTATGGTCATCAGCAGATGGAACTGTTTACGGATATGGAGGAAGATGGGCGGCTGTTGAAAGTGATGGATGACCTGCGGAAACGATTTGGGATGGGGGCAGTGAAGCGGGGGAGTTTTTGA
- a CDS encoding sodium:solute symporter → MASSSYVLWTSILISIYGLIILFFVVRGARKTRSMNDYAVGSINFSPTVVGLSLAASMTSAATFIINPGFISLYGISGILAFAVVLPLAIFLSLIVLTKSFRKHGASVKALTMAQWIGKRYDSKGFALLFGVLSLLLITFIVLICVGMTKVLAEALNVKELYVLIGLVVFVFGYMMFGGANSMVYTNAIQAGMMLVVAVILLTSGYEHFSNGVHGFLDKLATIDPNLITPTNPNSLLFRDYFEIIFCNFVVGIAIVCQPHIITKSLLLKNESDVNRYLTVAILAEVLFFAVVFVGLYARLSFPDFMVDGKTINMDGMVSAYVVREFPVYVGLIVILGLLSAGLSTLEGLIQSVPTSITSDIIEPLAGNALGTGEQKQKRLIFINKMVIVLVGLVSIFLSYDQLNHPSLSVGIFAQNGVYAYFSAAFVPVLLGIFFDKIPKIAPFAASVVAILVHFSIYYGHLTPYTQPPVGNPAVASTFAIVASAIVGFGLYFLFRQPADSKRAVSREA, encoded by the coding sequence ATGGCCTCCTCCTCTTACGTTCTTTGGACCAGCATTTTAATTTCTATCTACGGATTAATCATTTTATTTTTTGTCGTAAGGGGCGCCAGGAAGACCCGTTCGATGAATGATTATGCCGTGGGAAGCATCAACTTTTCCCCCACTGTAGTGGGATTATCCCTTGCCGCCTCCATGACGAGCGCGGCTACTTTCATCATCAATCCCGGCTTCATTTCGTTATACGGCATCAGTGGCATTTTAGCCTTTGCCGTGGTTTTACCACTAGCCATTTTTCTTTCATTGATCGTATTGACCAAAAGTTTCAGGAAACACGGTGCCAGCGTCAAAGCGCTCACCATGGCCCAGTGGATTGGTAAACGGTACGACAGCAAGGGATTCGCCCTGCTTTTTGGAGTGCTTTCCCTCTTACTTATTACCTTCATCGTTCTGATCTGTGTGGGGATGACGAAAGTATTGGCCGAAGCCCTCAATGTGAAGGAATTGTATGTTTTGATCGGACTTGTGGTTTTTGTTTTTGGTTATATGATGTTCGGAGGAGCCAATTCTATGGTTTACACCAATGCGATCCAGGCGGGTATGATGCTCGTTGTGGCCGTTATCCTGCTGACTTCGGGGTATGAACACTTCAGCAACGGGGTACACGGATTCCTGGATAAACTCGCCACCATAGATCCTAATCTCATCACCCCTACCAATCCAAACAGCCTGCTTTTCCGGGATTATTTTGAGATCATCTTCTGCAATTTCGTAGTTGGTATCGCCATTGTGTGCCAGCCCCATATCATTACCAAATCACTATTGCTCAAAAACGAATCGGATGTCAACCGCTACCTCACTGTTGCCATTTTGGCGGAAGTCCTCTTTTTTGCTGTCGTCTTTGTAGGGCTATATGCAAGACTTTCCTTCCCTGATTTTATGGTTGATGGCAAAACCATCAACATGGATGGCATGGTTTCCGCTTATGTCGTAAGGGAATTCCCGGTATATGTCGGCCTCATTGTCATCCTGGGATTGCTTTCTGCCGGGTTATCTACCCTCGAAGGGTTGATCCAAAGTGTTCCCACCAGTATTACTTCCGACATCATAGAACCGCTTGCGGGAAATGCACTTGGCACCGGCGAACAGAAACAAAAACGCCTCATATTCATCAACAAAATGGTCATTGTGCTGGTCGGACTGGTCTCCATTTTCCTTTCCTATGATCAATTGAACCATCCCAGTCTGAGTGTGGGTATTTTCGCCCAAAACGGGGTCTATGCTTATTTTTCCGCTGCCTTTGTTCCCGTGCTTCTGGGCATTTTCTTCGATAAGATTCCAAAGATCGCTCCCTTTGCCGCATCGGTCGTAGCCATCCTGGTCCATTTTTCCATTTATTACGGACATCTTACCCCTTACACTCAGCCCCCTGTTGGCAATCCCGCCGTGGCGAGTACCTTTGCTATTGTGGCTTCGGCGATCGTAGGATTTGGATTGTATTTCCTGTTCCGTCAACCGGCAGACTCTAAAAGAGCTGTTTCCCGGGAAGCCTGA
- a CDS encoding alpha/beta hydrolase, with protein sequence MEKIKYPYPTKKIHLGKTVRIAYVDEGKGDYTLLMIHGLGSYLPAWQKNIEGLKNHFRCVAVDLPNYGKSSRGDYPFTMNFFARTIVDFIERLQLKNVVLVGHSMGAQIAMTTVLKTRASIQKLVLLAPAGFEVFSAEEKGFFYKSVTPETIKKTSTTQIEQNFALNFFNNELPHDARFMFEDRLRMRADPIEYDHYCRMIPKCVKGMLEAPVFDHLQNINIPTLILFGKGDLLIPNKLLHPDLDSFQVAQSGQQKIHKSNLHMLSGCGHFILWERPGIVNDHISNFVVN encoded by the coding sequence ATGGAAAAAATCAAATATCCCTACCCAACAAAAAAAATCCATCTGGGCAAAACCGTCCGGATCGCCTATGTCGATGAAGGGAAAGGAGACTACACTCTTTTGATGATCCACGGCCTGGGCAGCTATTTGCCTGCCTGGCAAAAAAATATTGAAGGACTGAAAAATCATTTCAGGTGTGTGGCCGTTGACCTGCCCAATTACGGCAAATCTTCCCGGGGGGACTACCCTTTTACCATGAATTTTTTCGCCCGGACCATCGTTGATTTCATAGAAAGGCTTCAGCTTAAAAATGTCGTATTGGTCGGTCATTCCATGGGAGCACAAATAGCTATGACGACCGTTCTGAAAACCAGGGCCTCCATTCAAAAACTGGTCCTACTGGCCCCTGCAGGTTTTGAGGTTTTTTCAGCAGAGGAAAAAGGCTTTTTTTATAAATCTGTCACCCCGGAAACGATAAAAAAGACTTCAACTACACAGATCGAACAGAACTTTGCCCTTAATTTTTTCAACAATGAATTACCGCATGACGCCCGGTTCATGTTCGAAGACCGGCTGAGGATGCGGGCCGACCCAATCGAATACGACCACTATTGCCGGATGATCCCCAAATGCGTAAAAGGCATGCTTGAAGCACCTGTTTTTGACCACCTTCAGAACATCAATATTCCAACGCTTATTCTTTTTGGGAAAGGGGACCTGCTCATTCCCAATAAGTTATTGCACCCTGATCTGGATTCTTTCCAGGTAGCTCAATCCGGTCAGCAAAAAATTCATAAAAGCAACCTCCATATGTTATCCGGATGTGGTCATTTTATACTCTGGGAACGCCCTGGGATCGTCAATGATCATATCTCAAATTTTGTTGTAAACTAA
- a CDS encoding ketoacyl-ACP synthase III has protein sequence MRNAVILSTGSYVPENVIPNSYFDELLGQDVSTWLSENVQIYERRWCTEQESTADLCEKAALQALERGSLTADAIDLIIIATDTPEFISPSTASVVQDRIGAVNAGTFDLNTACAGFVTALDVASKYIRSDENYRNILVIGAYAMSKYLNMQDKKTVTLFADGAGAVILKAEENSDRGFIGSQLISKGQYNEWMGIYAGGTHEPITEEVIQNHDHQLKFVKKFPPELNPDIWSEMARTLCKRHDLNLEDVDNFFITQININSIFETMDKLDQPRKKAHTVMHHYGYTGSACIPMALNDAVEKGIVQRGNLMFFIGSGGGLAFASAAFRF, from the coding sequence ATGCGCAACGCCGTTATACTTTCGACAGGAAGTTACGTTCCTGAAAATGTTATCCCTAACAGCTACTTTGACGAATTACTCGGGCAGGATGTCAGCACCTGGCTCAGCGAGAATGTTCAGATTTACGAACGTCGCTGGTGCACGGAACAAGAAAGCACTGCCGACCTGTGTGAAAAAGCAGCCCTTCAGGCCCTGGAAAGAGGGTCTCTGACCGCAGACGCGATTGATCTGATCATCATTGCAACGGATACCCCGGAATTTATTTCTCCTTCCACGGCATCTGTGGTCCAGGACAGGATCGGTGCCGTCAATGCCGGAACCTTCGACCTCAATACCGCCTGTGCAGGATTTGTCACCGCCCTTGATGTAGCTTCCAAATATATACGTTCCGATGAAAACTACCGGAACATTCTCGTGATCGGCGCTTATGCCATGAGCAAATACCTCAATATGCAGGATAAAAAGACCGTCACCTTATTCGCCGATGGTGCCGGGGCGGTCATCCTGAAGGCCGAAGAAAATTCAGACAGGGGGTTCATTGGGAGCCAGCTGATCTCCAAAGGACAATACAACGAATGGATGGGAATTTACGCCGGCGGCACCCATGAACCCATTACGGAGGAGGTCATCCAAAACCACGACCATCAACTGAAGTTTGTGAAAAAGTTTCCTCCTGAACTCAACCCCGATATCTGGTCAGAAATGGCCCGAACCTTATGTAAAAGACACGACTTAAACCTTGAGGACGTCGATAACTTTTTTATCACCCAGATCAATATCAACAGCATTTTCGAAACGATGGACAAACTGGATCAGCCCCGTAAAAAAGCCCATACGGTTATGCATCATTATGGTTATACGGGGTCTGCATGCATTCCGATGGCGTTGAATGACGCCGTCGAAAAAGGCATTGTCCAAAGAGGTAATCTCATGTTTTTCATCGGATCAGGCGGGGGCCTGGCTTTTGCCAGTGCAGCTTTTAGATTTTGA
- a CDS encoding lipase has protein sequence MLLYLGAFTFACQKESTPEKQGPELDQTIQYEAEPVLDHYDISQLVSQPSQDRNVPNDATLTVHFQNWLNANGYGGYNFSRSDINGDSYGGKVNNSTPVNKQPVIFIHGNSDKAVGNVYGQSGWTNSLNYFLAHGYTQSELYAITWGDANPFSSANNYHSKENVTKIRAFIEAVLDYTGASKVDIISHSMGVTLCRKAVKGGYGYDPNDGGSYYIGPSITGSIDVFVGIAGANQGLTNCYYASSTPTCDDVNGFYPGYLWGWYGPYGVSDYLVDLNATSGFEGAYRYSIWSSVDQIVGYNCIVYGKNTCKLPGQTGQKAYNSTPYGHFNLKDLTEAVQYEMVLNHTIL, from the coding sequence ATGCTGCTTTACCTTGGCGCTTTCACTTTTGCCTGTCAAAAAGAAAGTACGCCTGAAAAGCAAGGCCCTGAACTCGATCAAACCATCCAATATGAGGCAGAGCCGGTGTTGGACCATTACGACATTTCACAACTCGTATCCCAACCCTCCCAGGACCGCAATGTCCCAAATGACGCGACGCTCACAGTACATTTTCAAAACTGGCTCAATGCCAATGGTTATGGCGGCTATAATTTTTCGCGCAGTGATATCAATGGAGACAGCTACGGTGGGAAGGTCAACAACAGCACCCCGGTAAATAAACAACCGGTGATTTTTATCCATGGCAACAGCGATAAGGCTGTCGGAAACGTTTATGGACAAAGCGGCTGGACCAACTCCCTGAATTATTTTCTTGCCCACGGGTACACCCAATCTGAATTGTATGCTATTACCTGGGGAGACGCCAATCCGTTTAGTTCGGCCAATAATTACCACTCGAAAGAAAACGTGACCAAAATTCGCGCTTTCATCGAAGCTGTACTCGATTATACGGGGGCTTCAAAAGTGGATATTATTTCCCATTCCATGGGAGTGACCCTTTGCCGGAAGGCCGTTAAAGGCGGATATGGCTACGATCCAAATGACGGAGGCTCCTATTATATCGGGCCTTCCATTACAGGATCGATTGATGTCTTTGTTGGCATAGCAGGAGCCAACCAGGGACTCACCAATTGCTATTACGCCAGCTCGACACCTACTTGTGATGATGTAAACGGATTTTACCCGGGTTACCTGTGGGGTTGGTATGGCCCCTATGGCGTTTCGGATTACCTCGTAGACCTGAATGCCACCTCGGGTTTTGAAGGCGCCTATCGTTACAGTATTTGGTCGAGTGTGGATCAGATTGTAGGATACAATTGCATCGTTTACGGGAAAAATACCTGTAAGCTTCCCGGACAAACAGGACAAAAAGCATATAACTCAACACCCTACGGACATTTTAACCTCAAAGACCTGACGGAAGCCGTACAATACGAAATGGTACTTAATCACACTATATTATGA
- a CDS encoding long-chain fatty acid--CoA ligase: protein MVQNQDWINQWAIYSPDKIAVKEYETGRALSYGDLNRMSNRLAHHLQSHFGIAKGDRIAILAENCLEYILLFGAAQKNGCTLVPLNYRLTSAEIDYLLEDSSPKMVISETKFQHLLEGAEKYNTIPGKWSIESLMDLCNPLSTQTKEVAFEMVPLEEDHPIFILYTAGTTGFPKGAIYSHKMLFWNSINTAMSLIVNSESRTVNVMPPFHTGGWNVLLTPFLHHGGYTCLVKKFDPDVVLELLESEKTTIFMAVPTMLKMIAESPGFDQADFSAMYYLIVGGEPMPIPLIEKWQAKGVPVRQGYGMTEVGPNLTSLHQDDAVRKKGSIGRANFYVRIKIVDDRGKQVSANEAGELLLKGPMVTPGYWNHPEATAKTIENGWFHTGDMVRQDEEGYLYVVDRIKNMYISGGENVYPAEVERIILEMPEVSAVAVIGISDPRWGETGKAFIVKHKGAQIQPEEVIAYCKKKLARFKVPKSVDFLDELPKNDAGKLDKRALKTWAENGPMTTK, encoded by the coding sequence ATGGTTCAAAATCAGGATTGGATAAATCAGTGGGCCATATACAGCCCGGACAAAATTGCTGTTAAAGAATACGAAACGGGGAGGGCCCTAAGTTACGGAGACCTCAACCGGATGAGCAATCGTCTTGCTCATCATCTTCAATCCCATTTTGGTATTGCCAAAGGTGATCGCATCGCTATTCTGGCAGAAAACTGTCTTGAATATATCCTCCTGTTTGGCGCTGCCCAAAAAAACGGCTGCACCCTGGTTCCACTCAATTATCGTTTAACGTCTGCCGAAATTGATTATCTTTTGGAAGACTCCTCCCCAAAAATGGTAATCAGTGAGACAAAATTCCAGCACCTGCTCGAAGGTGCTGAAAAATACAATACCATTCCCGGAAAATGGTCAATCGAATCCCTTATGGACCTTTGCAATCCTCTGTCAACCCAAACAAAAGAGGTTGCTTTCGAAATGGTTCCTCTGGAGGAAGATCACCCCATTTTCATCCTTTATACTGCCGGCACCACCGGCTTCCCGAAAGGAGCCATCTACTCGCATAAAATGCTGTTCTGGAACAGCATCAACACGGCCATGAGTCTGATCGTCAATTCAGAAAGCCGTACCGTCAACGTCATGCCCCCTTTTCATACCGGTGGATGGAACGTATTGCTGACGCCTTTTTTACATCATGGCGGTTATACCTGCCTGGTTAAAAAATTCGACCCTGATGTGGTGCTGGAATTGCTGGAAAGTGAAAAGACCACCATTTTCATGGCCGTCCCTACCATGCTGAAGATGATCGCTGAATCGCCGGGGTTTGACCAGGCAGATTTCAGCGCAATGTATTACCTGATCGTAGGGGGTGAACCCATGCCTATTCCCCTCATAGAAAAATGGCAGGCCAAAGGCGTTCCTGTACGTCAGGGATACGGTATGACCGAAGTGGGTCCCAACCTGACTTCTCTGCATCAGGATGACGCCGTAAGGAAAAAAGGTTCCATTGGAAGAGCCAATTTTTATGTCCGCATAAAAATTGTGGATGACCGAGGAAAGCAAGTGTCCGCGAATGAAGCCGGAGAGCTGCTGCTCAAAGGGCCAATGGTAACGCCCGGGTATTGGAACCATCCGGAAGCTACCGCCAAAACCATTGAAAACGGCTGGTTTCATACCGGGGATATGGTTCGCCAGGATGAGGAAGGTTATCTGTATGTGGTGGACAGGATCAAGAATATGTACATCTCCGGTGGGGAAAACGTATATCCCGCTGAAGTGGAACGGATCATCCTGGAAATGCCGGAAGTGTCGGCCGTTGCCGTAATCGGAATCTCTGATCCGCGATGGGGGGAAACGGGTAAAGCCTTTATTGTAAAACACAAAGGCGCTCAGATTCAGCCGGAAGAAGTAATCGCTTATTGCAAAAAAAAACTTGCAAGATTCAAAGTACCTAAATCCGTGGACTTTCTGGATGAGCTACCCAAAAACGATGCCGGCAAACTGGATAAAAGGGCATTGAAAACATGGGCTGAAAATGGCCCCATGACAACGAAATAA
- a CDS encoding alpha/beta fold hydrolase: MQKISFILFIGLLVSSCGFQQSIVPLKSFDELNYPYEVKKVRLKGDIEVAYADEGKGAQTIIFVHGLGSYMPAWKKNISVLKNDFRCIAIDLPGYGKSSKAKYDGSMQFYARVLADFIDALELHNVVVAGHSMGGQIGVVAALAYPDKIDKLILAAPAGFERFNKGQRQWFREVFTPDLVKLTPVEAIKSNLAFNFYDMPADAEFMIKDRIEMRSAEDFGWYCYIIPENVKGMVDAPVFDHLKEIKQPVLTLFGKQDNLIPNRYLNGGATEKYAKEGAEQIPDCQLIMVDKAGHFVQFEQPEIFNQAVKDFLKG; this comes from the coding sequence ATGCAAAAAATATCTTTTATCCTGTTTATCGGACTCCTCGTTAGCTCCTGTGGATTTCAGCAATCCATTGTCCCTCTGAAATCTTTTGATGAACTCAACTATCCATACGAGGTAAAAAAGGTGCGGCTTAAGGGGGATATAGAAGTAGCCTATGCCGATGAAGGCAAAGGAGCCCAAACCATTATTTTCGTGCACGGCCTGGGCAGTTATATGCCTGCCTGGAAGAAAAATATCAGCGTTTTGAAAAATGATTTTCGCTGTATAGCCATCGACCTGCCGGGATATGGCAAATCCAGCAAGGCCAAATACGACGGTAGCATGCAGTTTTACGCCAGGGTTCTGGCTGATTTCATCGACGCCCTTGAACTCCACAATGTGGTGGTCGCCGGGCATTCCATGGGCGGGCAGATCGGTGTGGTTGCAGCCCTGGCTTATCCCGACAAAATCGACAAACTCATCCTCGCGGCTCCTGCAGGCTTTGAACGCTTCAACAAAGGACAAAGACAATGGTTCAGGGAAGTTTTCACCCCTGATCTCGTCAAACTTACTCCTGTTGAGGCGATCAAATCAAACCTCGCCTTTAATTTTTACGATATGCCTGCCGATGCCGAGTTTATGATCAAAGACCGGATCGAAATGCGGTCGGCGGAAGACTTTGGCTGGTATTGTTATATCATCCCGGAAAATGTAAAAGGCATGGTCGACGCTCCCGTTTTTGATCACCTTAAAGAAATCAAACAACCGGTGCTGACCCTTTTTGGAAAACAGGACAATCTCATCCCAAACCGTTATCTCAACGGAGGGGCCACTGAAAAATATGCCAAAGAAGGAGCAGAACAAATCCCGGACTGCCAACTCATCATGGTTGACAAAGCAGGACATTTTGTGCAATTTGAACAACCCGAAATATTCAACCAGGCGGTAAAGGATTTTTTGAAAGGATAA